TTGCTCAGGATCTAAAGTTCCGTTAGTTTCTAACGCAATTACGAGTTTATCTAAGTCAGTACGTTGTTCAACACGTGCTGTTTCAACACGGTAGCTTACGCGATTGACAGGACTAAATGTCGTGTCTAACTTGAATAAACCGAGTGCGATAGAAGAGCTATCCCCTGCTTCGTTTTCACGATTTGCAGCTGTGCTGTACCCGCGACCACTCTCTACTTTCAAGCGCATTTTTAATGATCCACTTGAAGTAAGGTTTGCAATTACATGCTCAGGATTCACGATTTCCACATTATGAGGAATTTCGAGATCTCCTGCTGTGACAGCACCCTTACCTTTCTTTTCTAAGGTAATGTATGCCTCAGGTGCATCATGAAGAATAATCGCAATGCCTTTAAGGTTTTGCAGAAGATCGATAACATCTTCATGCATTCCTGGAATTGCAGAATACTCTTTAGAAACACCTTCAATTTCACACTCTGTAATCGCTGCACCTGGCATCGAAGATAGCAGAATACGACGAAGGGCATTCCCTAACGTGTGCGCAAAGCCCCTCTCAAGAGGCTCTAACGCTATTTCAGAGAAGTGGTTTTCGTCGGTTTTGATCTCCACTATACGTGGAGTTAATAACTCATTTAAAGCCATATGTATTTACCCGATTGATCTAAAATAATAAGAAGGAACGAAATAAAACCAATATGCTTATTATTTTGAGTACAACTCTACAACTAATGACTCGTTAATATCTGCTGGTAAATCTGAACGTTCAGGAATTCGTTTAAACTCGCCTTCCATTTTTGTCTTATCAACTGAAACCCAGTCAACAAGGCCATTTGCTTCTGATAATTCTAAAGCATATGCGATACGAGCTTGTTTCTTAGAGCGCTCTCTAATTGACACTGTATCTGTTGCTTTTAATTGATATGAAGGAATGTTTACCTTCGCACCATT
The nucleotide sequence above comes from Ignatzschineria rhizosphaerae. Encoded proteins:
- a CDS encoding DNA-directed RNA polymerase subunit alpha, which gives rise to MHMALNELLTPRIVEIKTDENHFSEIALEPLERGFAHTLGNALRRILLSSMPGAAITECEIEGVSKEYSAIPGMHEDVIDLLQNLKGIAIILHDAPEAYITLEKKGKGAVTAGDLEIPHNVEIVNPEHVIANLTSSGSLKMRLKVESGRGYSTAANRENEAGDSSSIALGLFKLDTTFSPVNRVSYRVETARVEQRTDLDKLVIALETNGTLDPEQAIRNAATILHEQLSVFVDLKPMPEEEPVEEEPEFEIDPTLLRPVDDLELTVRSANCLKAESVYYIGDLIQKTETELLKTPNLGKKSLTEIKDVLAQYGLSLGMTLDNWPPPNLDTSKPPA